The Candidatus Binatia bacterium genome contains a region encoding:
- a CDS encoding sigma-54 dependent transcriptional regulator: MTTASVRGRLLVVDDDAAVVEFLVEELAREGFEARGATSGREALDALEAAAYDLVIADVEMPGMRGPELLAELQRRRPRLPVILITGFGSIELAVQTVRAGATDFLAKPFTTSALVIAVDRALRDRQMRREIVRLRRELTGESGEIVAQSERMRAVVDLARRVSRSDSTVFLTGESGVGKGVLARFIHRASARAAGPFVQVNCGALPSGLVESELFGVRRGAFTDARENRDGAFVQASSGTLFLDEIGEMPAEAQTALLHVLESAMIRPVGGERDLPVDVRVIAATNRPTDEALREKKLRADLYFRLNVIRLDVPPLRERRDDIPALVEYFLERSGARIGRDILGVGEDAMRWLLSYQWPGNVRELANVIERAVVLGDSEILGLEDLVEPGGLLPAAGEFVGAAASRGLTLSQVEVAYIRSVIDACGGNVTRAATVLGIDRRTVYRRLGESDGGETRSD, from the coding sequence GTGACCACCGCGTCGGTACGCGGGCGCCTTCTCGTCGTCGACGACGACGCGGCCGTCGTCGAGTTCCTCGTCGAGGAGCTCGCGCGCGAGGGATTCGAGGCTCGCGGTGCAACCAGCGGACGCGAGGCGCTCGATGCCTTGGAAGCAGCGGCCTACGACCTCGTGATCGCCGACGTCGAGATGCCGGGGATGCGCGGGCCCGAGCTGCTCGCCGAGCTCCAGCGCCGGCGCCCGCGGCTGCCGGTCATCCTGATCACCGGCTTCGGCAGCATCGAGCTTGCCGTGCAGACGGTGAGGGCAGGGGCCACCGATTTCCTGGCCAAGCCGTTCACTACCAGCGCGCTCGTGATCGCGGTGGACCGCGCGCTACGCGACCGCCAGATGCGTCGCGAGATCGTGCGCCTTCGCCGCGAGCTGACCGGCGAGTCCGGCGAGATCGTTGCGCAGAGCGAGCGCATGCGCGCCGTCGTCGATCTTGCGCGACGAGTCTCGCGCAGCGATTCGACGGTGTTTCTCACCGGAGAGAGTGGGGTGGGAAAAGGGGTGCTCGCCCGCTTCATCCACCGTGCGAGCGCTCGCGCGGCGGGGCCTTTCGTGCAGGTCAACTGCGGCGCGCTGCCGTCCGGGCTCGTCGAGAGCGAGCTGTTCGGTGTCAGGCGCGGCGCGTTCACCGACGCGCGCGAGAATCGCGACGGCGCGTTCGTGCAGGCGAGCAGCGGCACCTTGTTCCTCGACGAGATCGGCGAGATGCCGGCCGAGGCGCAGACGGCGCTGCTTCATGTGCTCGAAAGCGCGATGATCCGCCCTGTCGGCGGAGAACGGGACCTGCCGGTCGACGTGCGCGTCATCGCCGCGACCAACCGCCCGACCGACGAGGCGCTGCGCGAGAAGAAGCTGCGCGCCGATCTCTATTTCCGTCTCAACGTGATCCGCCTCGACGTGCCTCCGCTGCGCGAGCGCCGCGACGACATTCCGGCTCTCGTCGAATACTTCCTCGAGCGCAGCGGCGCGCGCATCGGTCGCGATATTCTCGGCGTCGGCGAAGACGCGATGCGCTGGCTGCTCAGCTACCAGTGGCCGGGAAACGTGCGCGAGCTGGCCAACGTGATCGAAAGGGCGGTCGTGCTCGGCGACAGCGAGATCCTCGGTCTGGAGGACCTCGTCGAGCCCGGCGGGCTGCTTCCTGCCGCCGGGGAGTTCGTCGGGGCGGCCGCATCGCGGGGACTGACGCTGTCGCAGGTCGAAGTGGCCTACATCCGCAGTGTCATCGACGCCTGCGGCGGCAACGTCACGCGCGCGGCCACCGTGCTCGGCATTGACCGGCGCACCGTCTATCGCCGCCTCGGTGAATCCGACGGCGGCGAAACCAGGTCCGACTGA
- a CDS encoding HAMP domain-containing sensor histidine kinase, producing MAAAAAPAFGQIRPGLGIFASRGRRWSICLDIVLTGALAGIALFGVYGFGMVLREKTDLRTAVTREMRILGESLRVAVQNAVRDQQLDDVREILDKLDLEDATVDITVSDVTGKLLAESPGAEFAEPEKSVATAVLSGVSSTLRYPREEDPGPAILGLPLRDDTGRMIGVLTLLRPLDDVRRDLSSTREGVIETVVLFVFAIAGIGWFTGTLFVRRPLQDVRSTVAAVRAGNFEQHIRVRREDEIGALAGEFNQMIDALADARRRRDEEIVVRGRLERGLAEVAKLAATGQLASSLAHEIGSPLQVMAGRARSLADHPDDAVGTRRNALILVEQCARVARIVGQLLNVGRRSTPKFAVFDVVAAVRPVAELLALEAERSRISVDFRAGAAPIEIEGNIDHVQQIVLNLVSNALAATAGAGRIEVTLDAIGEGARLRVADHGRGIPTEDLARVFEPFFTTRAEQGGTGLGLAIVKTIVKEHGGTIDLDSSPGHGTTVTVVLPFRKQAPGLAEVNW from the coding sequence ATGGCTGCGGCAGCCGCCCCGGCTTTCGGGCAAATCCGCCCCGGTCTCGGCATTTTTGCCTCACGCGGGCGGCGCTGGAGCATCTGCCTCGACATCGTGCTGACCGGAGCACTGGCCGGCATCGCGCTGTTCGGTGTCTACGGGTTCGGCATGGTGCTGCGCGAGAAGACCGACCTTCGCACTGCAGTCACCCGCGAGATGCGCATTCTCGGCGAAAGCCTGCGCGTCGCGGTCCAGAACGCAGTGCGCGACCAGCAGCTCGACGACGTGCGCGAGATCCTGGACAAGCTCGACCTCGAGGATGCCACCGTCGACATCACCGTGAGCGACGTCACGGGCAAGCTGCTGGCCGAGTCTCCCGGCGCCGAGTTCGCCGAGCCGGAAAAATCGGTGGCGACGGCGGTGCTTTCCGGCGTTTCGTCCACGCTTCGCTACCCGCGCGAAGAAGATCCGGGGCCGGCCATCCTCGGCCTGCCACTTCGCGACGATACCGGCAGGATGATCGGGGTGCTGACGCTGCTGCGACCGCTCGACGACGTGCGCCGCGATCTCAGCAGCACGCGCGAAGGCGTCATCGAGACCGTCGTGCTGTTCGTATTCGCCATCGCCGGCATCGGCTGGTTCACCGGCACGCTGTTCGTTCGCCGCCCGCTGCAGGACGTTCGCTCCACCGTGGCCGCCGTGCGGGCGGGCAACTTCGAGCAGCACATCCGCGTGCGGCGCGAAGACGAGATCGGCGCGCTGGCCGGGGAGTTCAACCAGATGATCGATGCGCTGGCCGATGCGCGCCGCCGCCGCGACGAAGAGATCGTCGTGCGCGGCCGTCTCGAGCGAGGTCTGGCCGAAGTGGCCAAGCTGGCCGCGACGGGCCAGCTCGCATCGTCGCTCGCCCACGAGATCGGCTCGCCGCTTCAGGTCATGGCCGGCCGGGCCCGCAGCCTGGCCGACCATCCCGACGATGCGGTGGGCACGCGACGCAATGCGCTGATCCTCGTCGAGCAGTGCGCCCGCGTGGCCCGCATCGTCGGGCAGCTTCTCAACGTCGGGCGACGCTCGACGCCGAAGTTCGCCGTCTTCGACGTCGTCGCGGCAGTGCGGCCGGTGGCCGAGCTGCTTGCTCTGGAGGCCGAGCGCAGTCGTATTTCAGTCGATTTCCGAGCAGGGGCCGCGCCGATCGAGATCGAAGGCAACATCGACCACGTCCAGCAGATCGTCCTCAACCTCGTCAGCAACGCGCTGGCGGCCACTGCCGGCGCCGGTCGTATCGAAGTGACGCTCGATGCCATCGGCGAAGGCGCCAGGCTGCGCGTCGCCGACCACGGTCGCGGCATCCCTACCGAGGATCTGGCGCGCGTGTTCGAGCCTTTTTTCACGACGCGCGCCGAGCAGGGCGGCACCGGCCTCGGCCTCGCGATCGTCAAGACCATCGTCAAGGAGCACGGCGGAACGATCGATCTCGACTCTTCACCCGGCCATGGCACCACGGTCACGGTCGTGTTGCCTTTTCGCAAACAGGCACCGGGGCTTGCCGAGGTGAACTGGTGA